Sequence from the Thermus tengchongensis genome:
GCATGAAAGGAGGCACCGGTGCAGGCCCAGCCCCCTGTGGGAACTGCGGAGGCGGAGCCGGAGGTCCTGCCGTTTCCGGCGGGTCCGGCCCCGTCATCTACTGACGGCTTTCAGGACCTGGGGGAGGAGGTCCCCTTCTCTGACCTCCCCCCCGAGCCCCCGCCCATAGAGCCCTTCACCGGAGCCGATTTGGTTCAGGGGGCCACCTGGATCCTCATCCTGGGCCTCCGGCTCCAGTCCCAGGAGGAGGTGGAGGCCTTCACCCGGGCCTTCCAGGGGGGTGTCCTGCCCATGCTCCCCCCGGCCCCGGTGCTGGACGCCCTCAAGGTGGGGGAGGCCCTGGCGGCCTACGGCATCGGGAAGAACCGCCTGCCCCTTCAGGGGGGCCTGGAGGCCCTTCCCCCCTGGCTCCGGATCCTCCTGGGGGCGGGGGTGCTGGCCATGAGCGCCTACGGAGGCATGCGTGCGGTCCAGGAAGTTCGGGCTCGGAGTGCTCCTCCTGCTCCTGTTGGGGGTGCTGATGCTCCACCGGCCCAGGCGTGAACCAAAGCCATGCCCCGAAGCGGAAATCCCCCGCTCAGGCCGGTACTTCTGGCCGCTAAACCCCATGAAGCCCCGACCCGACGCGGGGTTCATGGACCCCAACTACCCAAGCGAGATGGGCTTGCACACGGGGGTAGACCTCAACGGGCCTTTTGGGGGGGACTCCGACTACGGGCAACCGGTGCACGCCATTACCGATGGCCGGGTGGAGGCGGTCCTGCGGAACGTGCCTCCCATGTGGGGCAACATCGTAGTGATTTGGCATCCCGGCCCCGGCATCTGGGCGCGATACGCGCACCTGAAGGACATCTACGTCCGGCGCTGCGACGTGGTCCAGGCCGGCCAGGTGATCGGCACGGTGGGGAAGGGGTACGACAACCGCCTAACCGCCCACCTCCACTTGGACATCCTCATCCGGCGTCCGGAGCGTTGGGATGACTGGCCCGGTCACGACCGAGACCGCCTGCTGGCGCACTACACCGACCCGTGGGCCTTTCTCCAGCGCCAGGCCTTGGCAGGCCGGATGGAGTGGCCGGAGCGGTGGAGGGTCTGATGCCCAAGTTCTTCGTCAAAGCCTTCTCCTGCCCTTCTAAAGGGGATGCCCTGAAAGGGCTTGCCCTTTGCAAGGCCAGGGCGGAAGAGGCGGCTCAGGACGCCAGGGTAGAGTACACCTTTGCCGAGGCCATCCCCTACGAGTTGAAGGACCAGGCGGGCATTGGGCCTTTTTACGTCGTCTGGGGGTACGATGCCCCCAGGCCGCTCCAAATAGGGAACCGGGGGGTTAGCCGCGAAAAGGCCCGGATAGGGGAACCTCCTAGGGGATGGAACCGCTGGAGCCGGGTTCTCAAGGTAGGGAACCGCAAGGTGATTTTTTGGGTCAACTGGAGGGAGCGCGCTTCCCTTTTAAACCGGCTGTTTGGGAAGAGTGGGAAGAGTGAGAAGAGGCCTCAAAGGAGGAAAAGGAGGTGGCGATGAACGCTGATTTTTTAAAAGCAAACGCCTTCCCCCTCGCCGTCCTGGCCGGGGGGGTTTACCTCGGCCTCGGCAGGGTGAAGAACCTGCGGGAGGGGCAAGGTTGCCCCAAGTGCGAGACCGCCCAGGCCGTGGTGGCCTTCGCCCTGGCCGCCTGGGCGGCGTGGGAGGTGTGGCGGGCGTACCGGGGCTAGATGGCCGGTAGGCAGACCTTCCGCATCCTCATCGTGGGAAAGACGGGCTCGGGGAAGTCCACCCTGGCCCGTCAGGTTTTGCTTCGCATGGAGGGGCGCTTCCGGAAGCTCGTCATCGTCAACCGCAAAACGGAGTTCTCCGAGCTCTGTGAGGTCCGCTTCCGGGTGCGGGAGGAGGGGGACCCTGGCCCCGCCCTCCGGCGTCACCGCAGGGTCTTCTTCCACGTCACGGGCTACGACCCCCGCCCCTTCCTGGACGCCCTGGGGGCGGAGATCATGCGCCAACGGGACGTCCTCCTGGTGGTGGACGAGGCCTACCACTTCTTTCCCCGGGGGGCGGTGCCCAAGGGGCTGTTTGAGGTCCTGACGGGGGGAAGGGAGATGGGCCACAACGCCATCTTCGTGACCCAGATGCTCCAGGGCCTCACCGGGGGGATAGACCCCGGCGTGCGCAAGCAGGCTTCTCACCTGGTGACCTTCCGGGTAACCGAGCCCAACGACGTGCGGGCGGTCTCGGAGCACTTCCCCGAACTCGGGGAGAGGGTCCGCACCCTGGCCCGTCCGGATGCTGGCCTACCCCCGGAGTACGGGGTCAAGGACCTGGACCGGGAGGAGGGGGGCCTGGTCCTGCGGGATCCACGGGACCCCAGGCGTAGGATCTGGGTGCGGCTGTAGCGTCTAGAACGGAAAGAGTACGCCCCGGCAGGTCAAAGCGGCCTGCCGGGATGCACTTTGGTGCGCCCCGGCCTGCCGCCCCGCACCGTCGCCACGCACCGCCCCCTTGTTCTTGCTCTTTCCCTTTCCACCGCCCCACGCTCAGGGCAGCAAGGAGGGATAGATGGCGGATCAGGCGGCAATCCAGGCAGGCCGGGACATGCAGAAGCTGGCCAGTACATCCAATCCGCTGGAGGTGATCCAGAACCCCATTGTGGTGGCCACCTCCCTAGGGGTGCTGGGGGCGTACATGTTCCGGAAGGCGCTCTACACCAGCCGGCGCGACCTTTTCGGCTGGGCCAGCAAGGGGCCGGATGGGAAGGTGCACTACTACGCCGTGGGCCCGGACGGCAAGCCGGACACCTCCAAAGAGGTGCCCAACGCCTACACCAACCGGCTTCTCTTGAACCTGGGCGGGGTCCTCCTCGGGACGCTCCTCATCAACAACCGGCTAACCGAGGACCCTATGGTGGACTACATCGGCTTGGGCGTTGCCGCGGGGTCGTTCGCCAACCTGGTGATGACCCTGCTGGCCATTGACTAGGAGGAGGAAAGATGCAGGAGGCTTTTAACCGCATCAAGGCGCTTCGGCCTGGGGCCCGTCCCATTACCCTGATCAAGGGGGGCCCCGATTATCGCGACTACACCGGCAGGCAGCGGGTGAAGGTGGCGGAGTTTGTGGTCCCGCAAGGGGCTTCGTGGGTCATCCCCAACCCCTTGCCCGTGGTGCTCAAGCTCTACGACTCTGCGGGTAACCAGCTCCCTCACGACACGGACGTGTTCCTGGCCCGCAAGACCCGGGGCTTTGACGCCCCTGAGTTCCTGGGCAAGGTCCAGTACGCCAGCTACTACGACCTCACTGAGGCCCAGCAGCGGGACGCCAAGTACTACCAGAACATCCTGGCCACCTTGAGCCCGGCCAAGGGCGGCGTGGCCCCTCAAGGCTTTGCCTTCCGGGAGGGGGACATCCTGGAGATCTACGTGGAGTCCAGCGCCACCCCCAACCTGGCCGACGCCCGCACCCGCATTGAGCTGCCGGTGGGCGTGGACAACTCCACCATTTAAGGAGGGGAGCATGGCCATTCTGGACAACCTCAGGAAGGCCCTTCAGGGCGGCCTGGACCGCTTCCGGGACCTCCCCCGGGTGGAGGC
This genomic interval carries:
- a CDS encoding M23 family metallopeptidase, with translation MKPRPDAGFMDPNYPSEMGLHTGVDLNGPFGGDSDYGQPVHAITDGRVEAVLRNVPPMWGNIVVIWHPGPGIWARYAHLKDIYVRRCDVVQAGQVIGTVGKGYDNRLTAHLHLDILIRRPERWDDWPGHDRDRLLAHYTDPWAFLQRQALAGRMEWPERWRV
- a CDS encoding AAA family ATPase, producing the protein MAGRQTFRILIVGKTGSGKSTLARQVLLRMEGRFRKLVIVNRKTEFSELCEVRFRVREEGDPGPALRRHRRVFFHVTGYDPRPFLDALGAEIMRQRDVLLVVDEAYHFFPRGAVPKGLFEVLTGGREMGHNAIFVTQMLQGLTGGIDPGVRKQASHLVTFRVTEPNDVRAVSEHFPELGERVRTLARPDAGLPPEYGVKDLDREEGGLVLRDPRDPRRRIWVRL